The following are from one region of the Leptospira yasudae genome:
- the aroA gene encoding 3-phosphoshikimate 1-carboxyvinyltransferase — MIPRNTKLKSREITVPGDKSLSHRSVLFAALSKGRSKVTGFLEAEDPLNTMSAFTKLGLNAKKIGPGEYEFTSPGKDALVSPSVELDFGNAGTGIRLSAGLICGLPGVKATLTGDDSLKKRPMGRIIKPLTAMGASIVGLGEKETAPLKIEGKKLSAFRYESPIASAQIKSCLMLAAIASETELEYSENILSRDHTENMFRFLGNKIEQISPLRFKIKPPYVLNGGEFKVPGDISSAAFFLVLGVLAKEGNLLIQNIGLNPARIGILKALELMGAKIEILNQRVECGEPVGDLKTFPSTLKKSNIPESLIPSIIDEIPILSVAGLFAEGGFEIRHAEELRAKESDRIHTMVSNFRALGIEVEEFPDGYALDGTSKKSEAIWSELSKGKKIPILSYMDHRIAMSFLILKALSGFQLEIDETSWIETSFPGFETLLEGCLYE; from the coding sequence ATGATTCCAAGAAACACTAAGCTCAAGTCCCGGGAAATCACGGTTCCCGGAGATAAATCCTTATCGCATCGTTCCGTTTTGTTCGCCGCTCTTTCCAAAGGGCGTTCCAAGGTGACGGGATTTCTCGAAGCGGAAGATCCGCTCAATACGATGTCCGCGTTCACCAAACTCGGATTAAACGCAAAAAAAATCGGCCCCGGAGAATACGAATTTACGAGTCCCGGAAAGGATGCGCTCGTTTCTCCGAGTGTGGAGTTGGATTTCGGAAACGCGGGAACGGGGATTCGTCTGTCGGCGGGACTGATCTGCGGACTTCCCGGAGTGAAAGCGACTTTGACCGGAGACGATTCTCTCAAAAAACGTCCCATGGGAAGAATCATCAAACCTCTCACTGCCATGGGCGCTTCCATCGTGGGACTCGGGGAAAAAGAAACCGCTCCCCTGAAAATCGAAGGAAAAAAATTGAGCGCGTTCCGCTACGAAAGTCCGATCGCGAGCGCTCAGATCAAATCCTGTCTCATGCTTGCGGCGATCGCGTCCGAAACGGAATTGGAATATTCGGAAAACATACTATCCCGAGATCACACCGAAAACATGTTTCGGTTTTTAGGAAACAAAATCGAACAGATCTCGCCTCTTCGGTTTAAAATCAAACCTCCGTATGTTTTGAACGGAGGAGAATTCAAAGTGCCGGGCGATATTTCCTCGGCGGCGTTCTTTTTAGTATTAGGGGTTTTGGCGAAAGAAGGAAATCTTCTGATTCAGAACATTGGACTCAATCCGGCCAGGATCGGAATCTTAAAAGCGCTCGAACTCATGGGAGCGAAGATCGAAATTCTCAACCAAAGAGTCGAATGCGGAGAACCGGTCGGCGATCTCAAAACGTTTCCGTCCACATTAAAAAAATCGAATATTCCGGAATCCTTAATCCCTTCGATCATCGACGAAATTCCGATTTTGTCCGTGGCGGGACTTTTCGCCGAAGGCGGTTTTGAAATCCGTCACGCGGAGGAATTGCGCGCCAAGGAATCGGACCGGATTCATACGATGGTTTCGAACTTTCGCGCGCTCGGAATCGAAGTGGAGGAGTTTCCGGACGGTTATGCGTTAGACGGAACTTCGAAAAAATCCGAGGCGATTTGGAGCGAACTTTCCAAAGGAAAAAAGATCCCCATTCTTTCCTACATGGATCATAGAATCGCGATGAGCTTTTTGATCCTCAAAGCCCTTTCCGGATTTCAACTGGAAATCGACGAGACTTCGTGGATCGAAACTTCTTTTCCGGGATTCGAAACATTGCTCGAGGGATGTCTGTATGAATGA
- the cmk gene encoding (d)CMP kinase: MNENVIALDGPAGSGKSTVARQIAEKIGFNYLDTGAFYRALTLFLFRKYQAATNAGEFSEWVKTDEAKSSIGEAHILCEFSAGNENKILLGGEDVSLAIRTPEITKEIKHIANQRIYRDFVNKELHSLAKRYKLIMDGRDIGTEVFPDAKFKFYLTASSKVRAERRYLQLQEQGIAADRDEIEREIILRDKSDMEREIAPLYQANDAILIDTDLLPKNSVISKILEILDR; this comes from the coding sequence ATGAATGAAAACGTAATCGCTCTCGACGGTCCGGCCGGTTCCGGCAAAAGCACCGTCGCACGGCAGATCGCCGAAAAGATCGGATTCAATTATTTGGATACGGGAGCGTTCTACCGCGCCTTAACGTTGTTTTTATTCCGAAAATACCAAGCGGCGACTAACGCGGGAGAATTCTCCGAATGGGTGAAAACGGACGAGGCAAAATCCTCGATCGGAGAGGCGCATATCCTCTGTGAATTCTCCGCAGGAAACGAAAACAAAATCCTGCTCGGAGGAGAGGACGTTTCGCTCGCGATTCGAACCCCCGAAATCACGAAGGAAATCAAACATATCGCGAACCAAAGAATTTACCGCGACTTCGTAAACAAGGAACTCCATTCTCTCGCAAAACGTTACAAATTGATTATGGACGGGCGCGATATCGGAACCGAAGTTTTCCCCGACGCGAAGTTCAAGTTTTACTTAACGGCTTCTTCTAAAGTGCGCGCAGAAAGAAGATATTTACAACTGCAAGAGCAGGGGATCGCCGCGGATCGGGACGAGATCGAAAGAGAAATCATTCTTCGCGACAAATCGGATATGGAAAGGGAAATCGCGCCTCTTTATCAGGCAAACGACGCAATCCTAATTGACACTGATCTCCTCCCTAAAAATAGTGTAATTAGCAAGATCCTTGAGATTCTGGATCGATGA
- a CDS encoding 30S ribosomal protein S1: MTNKEEKSTFAEVFKQWEQSIHEEPELRKDQVVEGKIVSVDNDYVYVAIEGLKQEGRIPRGDFDETPERGNYVSAIVKRKESQDSGCILSKKEADQRKGWEIVKEAFKNGYQVTGRLVNEIKGKGYIVNVEGVDLFLPASQLSYKFKEGETFKNKELEFKIIELNDRTRSGVVSRKKLLDEVNEEKWDALLLKIKVGDKVKSNVSKIASFGVFCEVDGVTGLLRQRDISYKKYAPFKQYFQIGQEVELVVLELDKENNKLALGLKQLYEDPWVWAERSLEKEMVIRGTVTSLTKFGAFVELKEGLEGLIHTSELAWSKKPPQPKDILKKGQEVEALVLDIDFKNRRLSLGLKQLQPNPWDQLSPEIRRGNVLEGVITGITKYGAFVEVENGIEGLIHISDITWDEKASNPTSQLKKGDTVKYMILDVNLDAQRISCGLKQLLENPYEIFRNEHPIGTIVEGKIKSIKEFGIFVEVAPGIEGLVHISEVPNGRETNIAEVYKPDEIVKTAVIKVDVKNKKISLSIKDFDKALEREEMSKYLKTSDAPSRESLGSFLNTSLR, encoded by the coding sequence ATGACAAACAAGGAAGAGAAGTCCACTTTTGCAGAAGTATTCAAACAGTGGGAACAATCAATACACGAAGAACCGGAACTCCGGAAAGATCAAGTCGTTGAAGGAAAGATCGTATCCGTCGACAACGACTATGTTTATGTGGCAATCGAAGGGCTCAAACAAGAAGGCCGTATCCCAAGAGGAGATTTCGACGAAACTCCGGAACGCGGCAATTATGTCTCTGCAATCGTAAAAAGAAAGGAATCTCAGGATTCCGGATGTATTCTCTCCAAAAAAGAAGCCGACCAAAGAAAAGGTTGGGAAATCGTAAAAGAAGCGTTTAAAAACGGCTACCAAGTTACCGGCCGTCTCGTAAACGAAATCAAAGGCAAAGGTTACATCGTAAACGTAGAAGGGGTGGATCTCTTTTTACCGGCTTCTCAACTCAGCTATAAATTCAAAGAAGGGGAAACCTTCAAAAATAAGGAACTTGAGTTTAAGATCATCGAACTCAACGACCGTACTCGTTCCGGAGTCGTTTCCAGAAAGAAACTTTTGGACGAAGTAAACGAAGAAAAGTGGGACGCTCTTCTTCTTAAAATCAAAGTAGGGGATAAAGTAAAATCCAACGTAAGTAAGATCGCTTCTTTCGGAGTGTTCTGCGAAGTGGACGGAGTTACCGGTCTTCTGCGTCAAAGAGATATCTCTTACAAAAAATACGCTCCATTCAAACAATACTTTCAGATCGGTCAGGAAGTGGAACTTGTCGTTCTCGAACTCGACAAGGAAAACAACAAACTCGCGTTAGGTCTGAAACAACTCTACGAAGATCCTTGGGTTTGGGCGGAACGTTCTTTGGAAAAGGAAATGGTTATCCGCGGAACCGTTACTTCTTTAACGAAGTTCGGAGCGTTCGTGGAATTGAAAGAAGGTCTGGAAGGACTCATTCATACTTCCGAACTGGCTTGGTCTAAAAAACCCCCACAACCGAAAGACATTCTTAAAAAAGGTCAAGAAGTGGAAGCGCTGGTTTTGGATATCGATTTCAAAAACAGAAGACTTTCTCTCGGCTTAAAACAACTTCAACCGAATCCTTGGGATCAGCTTAGCCCTGAAATCCGCAGAGGAAACGTTTTAGAAGGTGTAATCACCGGCATTACAAAATACGGCGCGTTCGTCGAAGTGGAAAACGGAATCGAAGGTTTGATCCACATCAGCGACATCACTTGGGACGAGAAAGCGAGCAATCCTACTTCTCAATTGAAGAAAGGCGACACAGTAAAATACATGATCCTCGACGTGAACTTGGACGCGCAGAGAATTTCCTGCGGTCTGAAACAACTCTTGGAAAACCCGTATGAAATTTTCCGCAACGAACATCCGATCGGAACCATCGTAGAAGGAAAGATCAAGTCCATCAAAGAATTCGGTATCTTTGTGGAAGTGGCTCCCGGAATCGAAGGTCTCGTTCATATCTCGGAAGTTCCGAACGGAAGAGAAACGAACATCGCGGAAGTTTACAAACCCGATGAGATCGTAAAAACCGCAGTCATCAAAGTGGACGTGAAGAATAAGAAAATTTCTCTCTCCATCAAGGACTTCGATAAGGCTCTCGAAAGAGAAGAAATGTCCAAGTATCTCAAGACTTCGGACGCACCTTCCCGCGAAAGTCTGGGAAGCTTCCTGAACACTTCTCTCAGATAA